Proteins from one Streptomyces sp. NBC_00289 genomic window:
- a CDS encoding hotdog fold thioesterase produces MGITFTTLSIRRIVATMPVEGNRTPHGRLHGGASVALAESLGTIGCHLHAGLGKTAVGVDVNATHHRAASSGFVTGIAIPLHLGRNLASYEVVIVDEQERKLCTSRITCMIRDV; encoded by the coding sequence ATGGGCATAACTTTCACTACACTTTCCATCCGCAGGATTGTGGCGACAATGCCTGTGGAAGGCAACAGGACCCCGCATGGCCGACTCCACGGAGGTGCTTCTGTGGCTCTAGCTGAGAGTTTGGGCACCATTGGTTGCCACTTGCATGCTGGGCTTGGGAAAACTGCAGTGGGCGTGGATGTCAATGCTACACATCACCGCGCAGCGAGCTCAGGCTTCGTTACCGGAATTGCCATACCGCTCCATCTTGGCCGGAATCTAGCGAGTTACGAAGTTGTCATAGTTGACGAACAAGAGCGAAAACTCTGCACGTCCCGAATAACTTGCATGATCCGAGACGTGTAG
- a CDS encoding IS256 family transposase, whose product MALSQSDLQRLLESLRTADGIELVRNVAERMLQELIEAELSGRISAQWNEHTEARTAFRNGHREKTLATQAGDLDLAIPKLRSGSFFPSLLERRRRIDQALYAVIMEAYVHGVSTRSVDDLVKALGADSGISKSEVSRICGDLDEQLTVFRGRPLDHSRFPYLYLDATYCKVRVNHRIVSQAVVIATGISEDGGREVLGVMVGDSETEAFWSEFLRSLRERGLGGVRLVISDSHSGLVAAIRKVMLGAAWQRCRVHFLRNVFSVIPKESGEMVAATIRTIFIQPTAEAVHHQLDAVADMLGQQFPKVRQMLLDAKEDLTAFAAFPISHWKKIQSSNPLERINREIKRRTDVVQVFPNPAALERLVTAVLSEMHDEWIAFPRRYLSEGSMTAIYAAEHADHTTHALPNTPNTTED is encoded by the coding sequence ATGGCCTTGTCCCAGTCTGACCTACAACGCCTGCTGGAGTCACTACGCACGGCGGACGGGATCGAGCTCGTCCGCAACGTCGCCGAGCGCATGCTGCAAGAGCTGATCGAGGCCGAGCTCAGCGGCCGGATCAGCGCCCAGTGGAACGAGCACACCGAAGCCCGCACCGCCTTCCGCAACGGCCACCGGGAGAAGACCTTGGCCACCCAGGCCGGCGATCTGGACCTGGCGATACCGAAGCTGCGCAGCGGCAGCTTCTTCCCCAGCCTGCTGGAACGGCGGCGCCGCATCGACCAGGCGCTCTACGCCGTCATCATGGAGGCATACGTGCACGGGGTGTCCACCCGCTCGGTCGACGACCTGGTCAAGGCGCTCGGCGCGGACAGCGGAATCTCCAAGAGCGAGGTCTCACGGATCTGCGGTGACCTGGACGAACAGCTCACGGTCTTCCGCGGCCGGCCCCTGGATCACAGCCGCTTCCCCTACCTCTACCTGGACGCCACCTACTGCAAGGTGCGCGTGAACCACCGGATCGTCTCCCAGGCCGTGGTCATCGCCACCGGCATCAGTGAGGACGGCGGCCGTGAGGTGCTGGGTGTGATGGTCGGTGACAGCGAGACCGAAGCGTTCTGGAGCGAGTTCCTGCGCTCCTTGCGCGAACGCGGCCTGGGCGGGGTCCGTCTGGTCATCTCCGACAGTCACAGCGGCCTGGTGGCAGCGATCCGCAAGGTCATGCTCGGTGCCGCCTGGCAGCGTTGTCGTGTCCATTTCTTGAGGAATGTGTTTTCCGTGATCCCCAAGGAATCCGGGGAAATGGTCGCGGCGACCATCCGCACCATCTTCATCCAGCCCACCGCCGAAGCCGTCCATCACCAACTCGATGCGGTGGCCGACATGCTCGGGCAGCAGTTTCCCAAGGTCAGGCAGATGCTCCTGGACGCCAAGGAGGACCTGACCGCCTTCGCTGCCTTTCCCATCTCGCATTGGAAGAAGATCCAGTCTTCAAATCCCCTGGAGCGGATCAACCGCGAGATCAAGCGCCGCACCGACGTCGTGCAGGTCTTCCCCAACCCGGCCGCCCTCGAGCGGCTGGTCACCGCCGTGCTCAGCGAGATGCACGACGAATGGATCGCCTTCCCCCGCCGCTACCTGTCCGAAGGCAGCATGACTGCCATCTACGCCGCCGAACACGCCGACCACACCACCCATGCACTCCCCAACACCCCGAACACTACGGAGGATTGA
- a CDS encoding lytic transglycosylase domain-containing protein translates to MKWELVAAIGRIESVHASGYGLREDGYTDKAIRGPQLNGQQFALIRDTDAGVWDGDRQYDRAVGPTQFIPSTWKQWGTDGNGDGKRDPNNIYDAALATGLYLCAGDRNLSTSEDLKTAVLSYNRSTQYYDNVLSWMRTYEGGGVAELPNTGTGTRLPHLPTLPTPPVSPSAPSTPAMPSAPGAPPTPTTPRTPPAPPKRDAPVEPEPPTRPTTPPHTTDPKPPKPVPIGKLTRVGASSFTADAGTVFLGRAKVMAVRTNGKAAAGQKIRFAVIGDTDARFTGGLRTVTVTTSAQGVAIAPCIEAGDRPSTFTIRAHLVSTHIEGVTPVAFAGTVLPAADKLTRTSDTALEASSSSTFGKEIGFKATLNGKAAAGVALVARVVADGGTEPVSAGPYFKDAKDRPLRTLTLTTTGTDGLVLLPELFTDENAGAYQLVLTATNGVTVTVDLTVTETTATPSPQPSTAP, encoded by the coding sequence TTGAAGTGGGAACTCGTCGCGGCCATCGGCCGGATCGAGTCAGTGCACGCCTCCGGCTACGGGCTGCGCGAAGACGGATACACAGACAAGGCGATCCGCGGGCCTCAGCTGAACGGACAGCAGTTCGCACTGATCCGCGACACCGACGCTGGCGTGTGGGACGGCGACAGGCAGTACGATCGCGCGGTCGGCCCCACTCAGTTCATTCCCTCCACCTGGAAGCAGTGGGGCACTGACGGCAACGGCGATGGCAAGCGGGACCCGAACAACATTTACGACGCTGCGCTTGCTACCGGCCTGTACCTGTGTGCTGGCGACCGCAATCTGTCGACGTCCGAAGATCTCAAGACCGCCGTCCTCAGTTACAACCGCTCCACCCAGTACTACGACAACGTGTTGTCGTGGATGCGGACGTATGAGGGCGGGGGCGTTGCCGAGCTGCCGAACACTGGCACGGGTACGCGTTTGCCACATTTGCCAACGCTGCCCACTCCCCCGGTGAGCCCGTCGGCACCCAGCACACCCGCCATGCCGTCGGCACCTGGTGCGCCGCCTACACCCACAACACCAAGAACGCCGCCTGCCCCTCCAAAACGAGATGCCCCGGTGGAGCCAGAGCCTCCGACCAGGCCTACCACGCCTCCCCACACGACCGACCCGAAGCCCCCGAAACCCGTCCCCATCGGCAAGCTCACCCGAGTTGGGGCCTCCTCGTTCACAGCGGACGCAGGCACCGTCTTCCTGGGAAGAGCCAAGGTCATGGCTGTGCGCACCAACGGAAAGGCCGCAGCAGGACAGAAAATCCGCTTCGCCGTGATCGGTGACACCGATGCCCGTTTCACTGGTGGCCTGCGCACAGTGACCGTCACCACCAGCGCCCAAGGCGTGGCCATAGCCCCTTGCATCGAGGCTGGTGACCGCCCGAGCACGTTCACGATCCGCGCTCATCTCGTGAGCACACACATCGAAGGGGTGACTCCGGTCGCATTTGCGGGCACGGTCCTGCCTGCCGCGGACAAGCTGACTCGCACCAGCGACACGGCGCTGGAGGCTTCGTCCTCAAGTACGTTCGGCAAGGAAATCGGCTTCAAAGCAACGCTTAACGGTAAGGCTGCGGCTGGCGTTGCCCTGGTCGCTCGGGTTGTCGCTGACGGCGGTACAGAACCGGTCAGCGCAGGCCCTTACTTTAAGGACGCCAAGGACCGTCCACTTCGTACCTTGACACTCACCACGACCGGCACCGACGGGCTTGTCTTGCTGCCTGAGTTGTTTACGGACGAGAATGCGGGCGCCTACCAGCTCGTCCTGACCGCTACGAACGGCGTCACGGTTACGGTCGACTTGACCGTAACGGAGACGACCGCTACTCCGTCCCCACAGCCCTCTACAGCTCCCTGA
- a CDS encoding transposase, with product MDAVFYVTDNGIKWLSVPADFPAWDRVYAFFRRWRENDLVKELHDTVAREGP from the coding sequence CTGGATGCGGTCTTCTACGTCACCGACAACGGGATCAAGTGGCTCTCGGTTCCTGCCGATTTCCCTGCTTGGGACCGCGTGTATGCCTTCTTCCGCAGGTGGAGGGAGAACGACCTGGTCAAGGAGTTGCACGACACAGTTGCGCGGGAAGGTCCGTGA
- the istB gene encoding IS21-like element helper ATPase IstB, translated as MSELTGNRIRTTAGKLGLPHLAETINEYTRRADEAKMGYLDFLDLVLSEELAVRDDRRFRQGLRLSKLPHHKTLDEYDFSFQPELDPRKVKDLASLSFVDGKANAALLGPPGVGKTHIAVALAVAACRAGYSIYFTSLDDMVRNLKAAESAGRLVNKLGTYLRPSVLVVDEVGYQPLERAEANLVFQVISKRYEKGSIILTSNKTFSEWGQVFGDEVLATAILDRLLHHCEVIAINGPSYRLKNRLQAIERETEVA; from the coding sequence TTGAGCGAGCTGACCGGCAACCGCATCCGCACCACGGCCGGCAAGCTCGGCCTGCCCCACCTGGCGGAGACCATCAACGAGTACACCCGCCGAGCCGACGAGGCGAAGATGGGCTACCTCGACTTCCTCGACCTGGTCCTTTCCGAAGAGCTCGCCGTCCGCGACGACCGCCGCTTCCGCCAGGGCCTGCGACTGTCCAAGCTGCCACACCACAAGACGCTGGACGAATACGACTTCTCGTTCCAGCCCGAGCTCGACCCACGCAAGGTCAAAGACCTCGCCAGCCTCTCCTTCGTCGACGGCAAGGCGAACGCCGCCCTGCTCGGGCCGCCCGGGGTCGGAAAGACACATATCGCCGTCGCCCTCGCTGTCGCGGCCTGCCGGGCCGGCTACTCGATCTACTTCACCAGCCTCGACGACATGGTGCGCAACCTGAAGGCCGCCGAGTCGGCCGGACGGCTGGTCAACAAACTCGGCACCTATCTGCGGCCGAGCGTTCTCGTGGTCGACGAGGTGGGCTATCAGCCCCTCGAACGCGCCGAGGCGAACCTGGTCTTCCAGGTGATCTCCAAGCGTTACGAGAAGGGCTCGATCATCCTGACCTCGAACAAGACCTTCAGCGAATGGGGCCAGGTCTTCGGCGACGAGGTCTTGGCCACCGCCATCCTCGACCGCCTCCTGCACCACTGCGAAGTGATCGCGATCAACGGTCCAAGCTACCGGCTCAAGAACCGACTCCAGGCCATCGAGCGAGAGACCGAAGTGGCCTGA
- a CDS encoding integrase core domain protein codes for MDAAFSAWVPRRRDQIHKTHREVIGIRAARDHAALKPLPPTPYLVAERHLRPVGKDCLVAFGGNLYSVPARKVRPRQLVEIRATKSQVMLHSTVPDASGETLLSTHPRAVGRGVRVVEETHWDGLPTGKGRRTTTGEVTPSPRREPPAGGQVGPLQALLDRAAATRVEVGRRPLSVYDELTGTRPFTTNSPTKESS; via the coding sequence ATGGACGCCGCGTTTTCCGCCTGGGTGCCGAGGCGACGGGACCAGATCCACAAGACGCATCGGGAAGTCATCGGGATCCGGGCCGCCCGCGACCACGCGGCCCTCAAACCGCTCCCGCCCACTCCTTACCTGGTGGCCGAGCGTCATCTGCGGCCGGTCGGCAAGGACTGCCTGGTTGCCTTCGGCGGCAACCTCTACTCAGTGCCCGCACGCAAGGTCCGCCCCCGCCAGCTCGTCGAGATCCGGGCGACGAAGTCCCAGGTCATGCTGCACTCGACCGTCCCCGATGCCAGCGGCGAGACCTTGCTGTCCACCCATCCGCGGGCGGTCGGCCGTGGCGTCCGCGTCGTCGAGGAGACGCACTGGGACGGCCTGCCCACTGGCAAGGGGCGTCGCACCACGACCGGTGAGGTGACACCATCACCGCGTCGCGAACCACCTGCTGGCGGTCAAGTCGGCCCGCTGCAGGCCCTGTTGGACCGGGCCGCAGCCACCCGTGTCGAGGTCGGACGGCGGCCGCTGTCGGTCTACGACGAACTGACCGGCACCCGCCCCTTCACCACCAACTCCCCGACGAAGGAGTCCTCTTGA
- a CDS encoding IS4 family transposase, with protein MDRVVAQCGRSGQRNRLLPPRVVVYFVLAMCLFSGQGYEEVARLLTHGLTWAKRWSGSWQVPTTGAISRARAKLGPEPLKALFASVARPLATESTPGAFYGRWRLMAIDGTVFDVPDSQENVAHFGRPKTHRTQRCAYPQVRVVALAECGTHAITTAALGPCTTSELVLARELFGHLGEDDLLLADRGFTGLELWRAASAGGADLLWRIRSHQVLPVREELPDGSYLSEIVAARDHRKRADPEMVRVIEYTLDDPGQDAPYRLITTVLDPDAAPATELAALYHQRWEFENTLDELKTHQRGPAQVLRSRSPEGVEQEVWAHLLVHHAIRTLMHDAAEQAGLDPDRLSFTRSIRLARRQVTAQAAFSPDRLTAALTDGLREITARLLPTRRRRSNPRVVKRKMSNFGVKRDEHYTWPQPTRDPADAMTIAPHWRTAPINPSAKARRS; from the coding sequence GTGGATCGGGTGGTGGCCCAGTGCGGGAGGTCCGGGCAGCGTAACCGGCTGCTGCCGCCGCGCGTGGTGGTCTACTTCGTGCTGGCGATGTGCTTGTTCTCCGGCCAGGGCTACGAAGAGGTCGCTCGGCTGCTGACGCATGGGCTGACCTGGGCGAAGCGCTGGTCGGGGTCGTGGCAGGTACCGACCACGGGGGCGATCTCGAGAGCGCGCGCGAAACTCGGTCCAGAACCGCTGAAGGCCCTGTTCGCCTCGGTGGCCCGGCCGTTGGCCACGGAATCGACACCGGGTGCCTTCTACGGCCGGTGGCGGCTGATGGCCATCGACGGCACAGTCTTCGACGTTCCGGACAGCCAGGAGAACGTGGCGCACTTCGGGCGCCCGAAGACCCACCGCACCCAGCGGTGTGCGTATCCGCAGGTGCGGGTGGTCGCGCTGGCCGAGTGCGGCACCCATGCCATCACCACGGCGGCTCTCGGCCCATGCACCACGTCCGAACTCGTGCTGGCCCGCGAGCTGTTCGGTCACCTGGGCGAGGACGATCTGCTGCTGGCCGACCGCGGCTTCACCGGCCTGGAGCTGTGGCGGGCGGCCTCGGCCGGCGGTGCGGACCTGCTGTGGCGCATCCGTTCCCACCAGGTGCTGCCGGTCCGCGAAGAGCTGCCCGACGGCTCGTACTTGTCAGAGATCGTCGCGGCCAGAGACCACCGCAAGCGTGCCGACCCGGAAATGGTGCGGGTGATCGAGTACACCCTGGACGATCCCGGGCAGGACGCCCCTTACCGGCTGATCACCACGGTCCTCGATCCCGATGCCGCCCCGGCCACCGAGCTGGCCGCCCTCTACCACCAGCGGTGGGAGTTCGAGAACACGCTGGACGAGCTGAAGACCCATCAACGCGGACCTGCCCAGGTCCTGCGCTCCCGCTCACCCGAAGGCGTCGAGCAGGAGGTCTGGGCACACCTGCTGGTCCACCACGCCATCCGCACCCTGATGCACGACGCCGCCGAGCAGGCCGGCCTCGACCCCGACAGGCTCTCCTTCACCCGGAGCATCCGCCTCGCACGACGCCAGGTCACCGCGCAGGCGGCCTTTTCCCCTGACCGTCTGACCGCCGCCCTCACCGACGGACTCCGCGAGATCACCGCGCGCCTGTTACCCACCCGCCGCAGACGCTCCAACCCGCGCGTGGTCAAACGCAAGATGTCCAACTTCGGCGTCAAACGCGACGAGCACTACACCTGGCCTCAGCCCACCCGGGACCCAGCAGACGCCATGACCATCGCCCCGCACTGGCGCACCGCCCCGATCAACCCGTCAGCCAAAGCCCGACGAAGCTAG
- a CDS encoding PaaI family thioesterase — MCQDFESAVHHSLCFGCGPSHGTGLGLNVVRDSPEQAHATFLVTVDHQGPPGFIHGGLLACLFDEVFAGAIKLMNIFAVTVRLETDFLAPIPIGSRIKIAAHCIKTAGRKMQCTGTVTLTSQNNQIAARASALFVSISAEQLGT, encoded by the coding sequence ATGTGTCAAGATTTTGAATCTGCGGTTCACCACTCCTTGTGTTTCGGGTGCGGGCCATCTCATGGAACAGGCCTTGGCCTCAACGTTGTCCGCGACAGCCCAGAGCAGGCGCACGCAACGTTTCTGGTGACAGTTGATCATCAAGGTCCTCCGGGGTTTATTCATGGCGGGTTGCTGGCCTGCCTCTTTGATGAAGTCTTCGCGGGGGCAATTAAGCTGATGAATATATTTGCAGTCACTGTGCGGCTAGAAACGGACTTTCTGGCACCGATACCAATCGGCAGCCGCATCAAAATTGCGGCTCACTGCATAAAGACGGCTGGTCGTAAGATGCAGTGCACCGGAACGGTTACACTGACATCGCAGAATAATCAGATAGCTGCCAGAGCCAGTGCCCTTTTCGTCAGTATCTCAGCCGAACAACTGGGTACCTAG
- a CDS encoding IS1380 family transposase, translated as MKKSSGSYPRVRVEGGGRGVVSQAGAVLLVETARKCGLDGAIAAALAPWRKPRAVHDPGKILLDVALAVALGGNCLADVGMLRAEPAVFGPVASDPTVSRLVDALAASGPKALAAIRGARSEVRTRVWELAGTSSPAADGQVIVDIDGVLVLAHSEKQDATPTWKKTFGHHPLVAFVDHGPAGSGEPVAALLRPGNAGSNTAADHIETAQLALAQLPKHLRRGRQTLIRTDSAGGTHTFLDWLSRRGRWLSYSVGMTTTDAIHQAVLKIPKKAWTPAYDADGTERPGAWVAEITDMPDLSTWPTGMRLIVRKERPHPGAQLRFTDLDGNRLTCFATNTKGGQLADLELRHRRRARCEDRIRGARATGLRNLPLHDTAQNQIWLEIVSLALDLLAWMPMLALTGEARRWEPKKLRLRLFSAAAQLVNTGRRRWLRLPARWPWTAVISHAIVRLHALPNPG; from the coding sequence GTGAAGAAGAGTAGCGGGTCGTACCCGCGCGTCCGTGTCGAGGGCGGCGGCCGCGGGGTGGTCTCGCAGGCCGGGGCGGTGCTGCTGGTCGAGACGGCCCGCAAGTGTGGCCTGGACGGTGCGATAGCGGCGGCACTGGCACCGTGGCGCAAGCCGCGGGCCGTGCACGACCCAGGCAAGATCCTGCTGGATGTGGCGCTGGCCGTCGCGCTCGGCGGCAACTGTCTGGCAGACGTCGGCATGCTGCGGGCCGAGCCGGCTGTGTTCGGCCCGGTGGCCTCCGATCCGACCGTCTCCCGCCTCGTCGACGCGCTCGCCGCCTCCGGCCCGAAGGCTCTTGCGGCAATCCGGGGCGCACGTTCCGAAGTACGCACGCGGGTCTGGGAGTTGGCCGGGACAAGCAGTCCGGCCGCCGACGGCCAAGTGATCGTGGACATCGACGGGGTACTGGTGCTCGCACACTCCGAGAAGCAGGACGCCACCCCGACCTGGAAGAAGACCTTCGGCCATCACCCGCTCGTCGCGTTCGTCGACCACGGCCCAGCCGGATCCGGGGAACCGGTGGCCGCCCTGCTGCGGCCCGGCAACGCGGGCTCCAACACCGCCGCCGACCACATCGAAACCGCCCAACTCGCCCTGGCCCAACTGCCCAAACACCTGCGGCGGGGACGGCAGACACTGATCCGCACCGACTCCGCCGGCGGCACCCACACCTTCCTCGACTGGCTCTCCCGCCGGGGCCGGTGGCTGTCGTATTCCGTCGGAATGACCACCACCGACGCCATCCACCAGGCCGTACTGAAGATCCCGAAGAAGGCATGGACACCCGCCTACGACGCCGACGGCACCGAGCGGCCCGGCGCCTGGGTCGCCGAGATCACCGACATGCCCGACCTGAGTACCTGGCCCACGGGCATGCGGCTGATCGTCCGCAAAGAACGCCCGCACCCCGGCGCCCAGTTGCGCTTCACCGACCTCGACGGCAACCGGCTCACCTGCTTCGCGACCAACACGAAAGGCGGCCAGCTCGCCGACCTCGAACTGCGTCACCGCAGACGGGCACGCTGCGAGGACCGCATCCGAGGCGCCCGTGCCACCGGCCTGCGCAATCTGCCCCTGCACGACACGGCCCAGAACCAGATCTGGCTGGAGATCGTCTCCCTCGCGCTCGACCTCCTCGCCTGGATGCCGATGCTCGCGCTGACCGGCGAGGCCCGCCGCTGGGAACCCAAGAAGCTCCGGCTGCGGCTGTTCTCCGCCGCCGCTCAGCTCGTGAACACCGGCCGTCGCCGCTGGCTCCGCCTGCCCGCCCGATGGCCCTGGACCGCTGTCATCAGCCACGCGATCGTCAGGCTCCACGCCCTGCCGAACCCCGGTTGA
- a CDS encoding ISAs1 family transposase: MFVSPSSLVAVPVPCAPCLEALGEGAAKEQVRCLVAEFESVTDPRGACGVRYRLSSLLALVVCAMTPSGHDSITAAAEWCRRAAPEELAAFGLPYHPLLGRYRVPSEKTLRSVLGRLDPGEIGAAGYDYLRPLLSAQPRRPEPVMPDGGTEREQRRAHRAAARAEPVRLRRRAIAVDGKCLRGARRPDGSRVFVLSAVRHGDGVTLASREIGAKTNEIPEFAPLLDQIDDADLTGVVVTADALHAQRDHAIYLRERGAHYLLTIKNNQRGQARQLHALPWKEIPVIHRDDARGHGRHEQRLVQVVTIDGLLFPRAAQVLRIQRRRRLYGAKKWSSETVYAITDLPAEEANAAEIASWARGHWTVENTVHWCRDVTFNEDKSQVRTRNAPAVLATLRDLIRSALKLAGYVNTAAGRRAHTERPRVLALYGIT, encoded by the coding sequence GTGTTCGTTTCTCCATCATCCCTTGTCGCTGTCCCCGTGCCTTGTGCGCCCTGCCTGGAAGCCCTCGGCGAGGGTGCCGCCAAGGAGCAAGTGCGCTGCCTGGTCGCCGAGTTCGAGTCGGTCACCGATCCGAGAGGGGCTTGCGGAGTGCGGTACCGGCTCTCCTCGCTGCTGGCCCTGGTGGTCTGCGCGATGACCCCGTCCGGCCACGACTCGATCACCGCGGCGGCGGAGTGGTGCCGACGTGCGGCGCCGGAGGAACTGGCCGCCTTCGGCCTGCCCTACCACCCACTCCTTGGCCGCTACCGGGTGCCGAGCGAGAAAACCCTGCGCAGCGTCCTGGGGCGACTCGATCCCGGTGAGATCGGCGCGGCCGGTTACGACTACCTTCGGCCTCTGCTGTCCGCACAGCCCCGCCGGCCGGAGCCGGTGATGCCCGACGGTGGCACCGAACGTGAACAGCGCCGGGCTCACCGGGCGGCCGCCCGCGCCGAGCCGGTACGGCTCCGGCGGCGGGCGATCGCGGTGGACGGCAAGTGCCTGCGCGGCGCGAGGCGCCCGGACGGCAGCCGCGTCTTCGTCCTGTCCGCCGTCCGTCACGGCGACGGTGTCACTCTCGCCTCCCGCGAGATCGGCGCGAAGACCAACGAAATCCCCGAGTTCGCACCTCTCCTCGACCAGATCGACGACGCGGATCTCACGGGGGTGGTCGTTACCGCCGATGCCCTCCACGCCCAACGCGACCACGCCATCTACCTGCGCGAACGCGGCGCTCACTACCTGCTGACCATCAAGAACAACCAGCGCGGCCAGGCCCGCCAACTCCACGCCCTGCCCTGGAAGGAGATCCCTGTGATCCACCGCGACGACGCCCGGGGCCACGGCCGCCACGAACAACGACTCGTGCAGGTCGTCACCATCGACGGCCTACTCTTCCCCCGCGCGGCCCAGGTCCTGCGGATCCAGCGCCGACGCCGTCTCTACGGGGCGAAAAAATGGTCCAGCGAGACCGTCTACGCCATCACCGACCTGCCCGCCGAGGAAGCGAACGCAGCCGAGATCGCGTCCTGGGCTCGCGGGCACTGGACCGTGGAAAATACCGTCCACTGGTGTCGAGATGTCACTTTCAACGAGGACAAGTCCCAGGTCAGAACCCGCAACGCGCCCGCCGTACTCGCTACCCTCCGCGACCTGATCCGCAGCGCGCTCAAGCTCGCCGGCTACGTCAACACCGCCGCCGGACGACGAGCCCACACCGAGCGCCCCCGCGTCCTCGCCCTCTACGGCATCACATAA
- a CDS encoding winged helix-turn-helix domain-containing protein, giving the protein MRYAQGGGLTDERRAFREKLRMEAAERFRQGDENPVIAHDLRVSVRSVQRWRRAWSQNGPRALASRGPASLPLLNDELFAVLERELAKGPVAHGWPDQTWTLSRIRTLIGRRFHKSYTVQGVAALLKRHGWSCQVPARRAIERDENVVAGWVKETWPQVEGPWRRSTPGSSSRTKPDSR; this is encoded by the coding sequence ATGAGGTATGCGCAAGGGGGCGGACTGACCGACGAACGGCGGGCCTTCCGCGAGAAGTTGAGGATGGAGGCGGCCGAGCGGTTCAGGCAGGGCGACGAGAACCCGGTCATCGCTCACGACCTGCGGGTCAGCGTCCGGTCGGTACAGCGGTGGCGCAGAGCCTGGTCGCAGAACGGGCCCCGGGCCCTGGCCTCCAGGGGCCCGGCATCGCTGCCGCTTCTCAATGACGAACTGTTCGCCGTGCTGGAGCGTGAGCTGGCCAAGGGGCCGGTGGCACACGGGTGGCCGGACCAGACCTGGACCCTGTCGCGGATCAGGACGCTGATCGGGCGCCGCTTCCACAAGAGCTACACCGTGCAAGGGGTCGCCGCCCTGCTCAAGCGGCACGGTTGGAGCTGCCAGGTTCCCGCCCGGCGGGCGATCGAGCGGGACGAGAACGTGGTGGCCGGCTGGGTGAAGGAGACCTGGCCCCAGGTGGAAGGACCGTGGCGGCGCTCGACGCCTGGCTCGTCTTCGAGGACGAAGCCGGATTCTCGATGA
- a CDS encoding transposase — protein MTPPIIRTWSHRGHTPVVRVRGRSRRRLSVAAVACYKTGEPSRLIYRPCPDARPDGRKSFSWKDYRDLIQTAHQQLGGPIVLVWDNLNTHLTAGMRRYIADRDWLTVFQLPPYAPDLNPVEGIWSVLRRTTTANRAFANPDDLITAVRRGLRQLQYRHDVLDGCLTGTGLRRQPP, from the coding sequence ATGACGCCGCCGATCATCCGCACCTGGTCCCACCGCGGCCACACCCCTGTGGTCCGCGTCCGGGGCCGCTCCCGCCGCCGCTTATCGGTGGCCGCCGTGGCCTGCTACAAGACCGGCGAACCCTCGCGGCTGATCTACCGGCCCTGCCCAGACGCCCGGCCCGATGGGCGCAAAAGCTTCTCCTGGAAGGACTACCGCGACCTGATCCAGACCGCCCACCAGCAGCTTGGCGGCCCGATCGTGCTGGTCTGGGACAACCTCAACACCCACCTCACCGCCGGCATGCGCCGCTACATCGCCGACCGCGACTGGCTCACGGTCTTCCAACTCCCGCCCTACGCACCCGACCTCAACCCGGTCGAGGGCATCTGGTCCGTCCTGCGACGCACGACCACAGCCAACCGCGCCTTCGCCAACCCCGACGACCTGATCACTGCCGTCCGACGCGGCCTACGCCAGCTCCAGTACCGCCACGACGTCCTCGACGGCTGCCTCACCGGCACCGGCCTCCGGCGCCAGCCACCATGA
- a CDS encoding DDE-type integrase/transposase/recombinase, translated as MRTTIRAPATSQVADLFQRDFTATEPGRKYMGDSFSRKAVGWSIADHMRTSLVADALRMAAATRGRLDGAVFHPDRGAQYGSRAIADLCDQLGVTRPMGAAGTSADNAACESFHASLKREALQGAHDYGDAGTCRRTVFAWLTRYNTRRRHSTNGTNAYNTDTTPLNSRSPRDQ; from the coding sequence GTGCGCACCACCATCCGGGCCCCGGCCACCTCACAGGTTGCGGACCTGTTCCAGCGGGACTTCACCGCCACCGAACCCGGCCGGAAATACATGGGCGACAGCTTCAGCCGCAAGGCCGTCGGCTGGTCCATCGCCGACCACATGCGCACCAGCCTGGTCGCCGACGCACTGCGGATGGCAGCCGCGACCCGCGGCCGCCTGGACGGCGCCGTGTTCCACCCCGACCGCGGAGCCCAATACGGATCCCGGGCCATCGCCGACCTCTGCGACCAACTCGGCGTCACCCGGCCGATGGGCGCGGCCGGCACCAGCGCCGACAACGCGGCCTGCGAAAGCTTCCACGCGTCCCTGAAACGCGAGGCCCTTCAGGGCGCCCACGACTACGGCGACGCTGGCACCTGCCGCAGGACCGTCTTCGCCTGGCTCACCCGCTACAACACCCGCCGCCGGCACTCCACCAATGGCACCAACGCATACAACACCGACACCACACCGCTCAACTCACGCTCGCCGCGTGATCAATAA